The Phycisphaeraceae bacterium genome has a segment encoding these proteins:
- the ptsP gene encoding phosphoenolpyruvate--protein phosphotransferase, with translation MEIFKGIPVSAGVAIGRVLVLDDARVRIPRRTVDSNEVKGELTKLESALEMSRAELLDLESRAHQRLGDDAAQIFAFHRGMLGDPSLTGPIRERIERERVTAEFSVVQAFGDLAEWFRSLDDPSFSAKVDDVWDLERRVLRHLIGEQKTRLARLTEPAVVVSHELTPSEAASFTPETVMAFVTDVGGRTSHTAIMAHAMGIPAVVGAGRLTAAAQDGDLIIVDGDRGVIVLNPDEETVQEHRAYIERQRLFRTSLADLASEEATTTCGEHITLMGNIEFPREAAAVIEMGGEGVGLYRTEFLFLTKDDEPTEEEQFETYAEAVRSLGGRPITFRTFDLGADKYTSKQAKDPERNPFLGLRSIRYCMQNLPMFRTQLRAILRASALGPARIMFPLITTLTELRQARMVLRDVMEDLEDEGVPFDRGLKVGMMVESPAAAVMASAFAREVDFFSIGTNDLVQYVLAVDRTNEHVASLYTPSHPAVLRLVKDVIRAARRQGVEVSICGEIAGDVEYTMLLLGMGLRTLSASPGAIPQLKRVIRSVDIETCERLARKVGSLDSERLVAAQLRDAARKVIPEAFDGRSVED, from the coding sequence ATGGAGATCTTCAAAGGCATCCCGGTGTCGGCGGGCGTGGCGATCGGTCGCGTGCTCGTGCTCGACGACGCGCGCGTGCGCATCCCCCGACGCACCGTCGATTCCAACGAGGTGAAGGGCGAGCTGACCAAGCTCGAGAGCGCTCTCGAGATGTCCCGCGCCGAGCTGCTCGACCTTGAGAGCCGCGCCCACCAGCGCCTGGGCGACGACGCGGCCCAGATCTTCGCGTTCCACCGGGGCATGCTGGGCGACCCCTCGCTCACCGGCCCGATCCGCGAGCGCATCGAGCGCGAGCGCGTGACGGCGGAGTTCTCCGTCGTGCAGGCCTTCGGCGACCTGGCCGAGTGGTTCCGCTCTCTCGACGACCCGAGTTTCAGCGCCAAGGTCGACGACGTGTGGGACCTGGAGCGCCGCGTGCTGCGCCACCTCATCGGCGAGCAGAAGACACGCCTCGCGCGACTCACCGAGCCGGCCGTCGTCGTGAGCCACGAGCTGACCCCCAGCGAGGCGGCGTCGTTCACGCCCGAGACGGTGATGGCGTTCGTGACCGATGTGGGCGGGCGCACCAGCCACACCGCGATCATGGCGCACGCGATGGGCATCCCGGCGGTCGTCGGCGCGGGCCGGCTCACCGCCGCCGCCCAGGACGGGGACCTGATCATCGTCGACGGCGACCGGGGCGTGATCGTCCTGAACCCCGACGAGGAGACGGTCCAGGAGCATCGCGCGTACATCGAGCGCCAGCGCCTGTTCCGCACCTCGCTGGCCGATCTGGCCAGCGAAGAGGCCACGACGACCTGCGGCGAGCACATCACGCTGATGGGGAACATCGAGTTCCCGCGCGAGGCGGCGGCGGTCATCGAGATGGGCGGCGAGGGCGTGGGGTTGTACCGGACCGAGTTCCTGTTCCTCACCAAAGACGACGAGCCCACCGAGGAAGAACAGTTCGAGACCTACGCCGAGGCGGTGCGATCGCTGGGGGGCCGGCCCATCACCTTCCGCACCTTCGACCTGGGTGCCGACAAGTACACGAGCAAGCAGGCGAAGGACCCCGAGCGCAACCCGTTCCTGGGGCTGCGCAGCATCCGCTACTGCATGCAGAACCTCCCGATGTTCCGCACGCAGCTGCGAGCCATCCTTCGCGCCAGCGCGCTGGGGCCGGCGCGGATCATGTTCCCCCTCATCACGACCCTCACCGAGCTCCGCCAGGCGCGCATGGTGCTGCGCGATGTCATGGAGGACCTCGAGGACGAGGGCGTGCCCTTCGACCGGGGGCTGAAGGTCGGGATGATGGTCGAGTCCCCGGCGGCGGCGGTGATGGCGTCGGCCTTCGCGCGCGAGGTCGATTTCTTCTCGATCGGCACCAACGACCTGGTGCAGTATGTCCTGGCGGTCGATCGCACCAACGAGCACGTCGCGTCGCTCTATACCCCCAGCCACCCGGCGGTGCTGCGCCTGGTCAAGGACGTGATCCGGGCGGCGCGTCGCCAGGGGGTCGAGGTGTCGATCTGCGGCGAGATCGCCGGCGATGTCGAATACACCATGTTGCTGCTCGGGATGGGATTGCGTACCCTCTCAGCGTCGCCCGGCGCGATCCCCCAGCTCAAGAGGGTGATCCGCAGCGTCGATATTGAGACCTGCGAACGGCTCGCCCGAAAGGTCGGCTCGCTCGATTCCGAACGCCTC